A section of the Planktothrix sp. FACHB-1365 genome encodes:
- a CDS encoding orange carotenoid-binding protein, translating into MPFTVDSARGIFPNTLTADVVPATIARFNQLNAEDQLALIWFAYLEMGKTITVAALGAANMEFAQGTMNQIRQMSFQEQTQVMCDLANRTDTPISRAYGSWTANIKLGFWYQLGEWMAQGIVAPIPSGYKLSANAASVLQAIQALESGQQITVLRNCVVDMGFDTSKLDSFQRVSEPVVVPKDMAQRTQVTIEGVDNPTVLNYMNNMNANDFEVLIELFTPDGALQPPFQKPIVGKDAVFRFFREECNNLKLIPERGVTEPAEGGYTQIKVTGKVQTPWFGAGVGMNMAWRFLLSPENKIFFVAIDLLASPKELLNLVR; encoded by the coding sequence ATGCCATTTACAGTCGATTCAGCCCGTGGGATTTTTCCAAATACTTTAACTGCTGACGTAGTACCAGCTACAATCGCCCGCTTCAATCAACTGAATGCTGAAGATCAACTGGCATTAATCTGGTTTGCTTACCTTGAAATGGGTAAAACGATTACCGTTGCTGCTTTAGGCGCGGCTAATATGGAGTTTGCTCAAGGAACGATGAATCAAATTCGGCAAATGTCTTTCCAAGAACAAACACAGGTCATGTGTGATTTGGCAAACCGAACCGATACACCCATTTCACGAGCTTACGGTAGTTGGACTGCCAACATTAAGCTAGGTTTTTGGTATCAGCTTGGGGAATGGATGGCTCAAGGAATTGTTGCTCCAATTCCATCAGGATATAAGCTATCAGCTAATGCAGCTTCTGTACTGCAAGCAATTCAAGCACTAGAATCAGGTCAACAAATCACTGTTTTACGCAATTGCGTTGTTGACATGGGATTTGATACAAGTAAGCTTGATAGTTTTCAGAGAGTTTCTGAACCTGTGGTTGTTCCTAAAGATATGGCACAACGGACTCAAGTTACTATCGAAGGCGTTGATAATCCCACGGTTCTCAACTACATGAATAACATGAACGCCAACGACTTTGAGGTGCTGATTGAGTTATTCACCCCCGATGGCGCGCTTCAACCTCCTTTTCAGAAACCCATTGTGGGGAAAGATGCTGTTTTTCGATTTTTCCGAGAAGAGTGTAATAATCTCAAGTTGATTCCAGAGCGAGGCGTAACAGAACCCGCAGAGGGTGGTTATACCCAAATCAAAGTAACTGGTAAAGTGCAAACTCCTTGGTTTGGTGCTGGTGTGGGCATGAATATGGCTTGGAGATTTTTGCTAAGTCCTGAAAATAAAATTTTCTTTGTGGCAATTGACTTGTTAGCATCACCTAAAGAGTTGTTAAATTTAGTTCGTTAA